TTATGTAGGATACATGCTAGATGAAGCTGAAAAACTTAAAGAAATAAAATCAATAACACTCTTTGGACATGCAGGAAAACTAATAAAAATTGCAGCAGGAATATTTAACACAAAACAATCAGAAACAGATGCTAGACGTGAAATTATGACATGTTATGCAGCTTTATGTGGTGCAAATCAAAGTACAATACATGAAATCTTTGAATGTATAACAACTGAAGATGTAATTAAAATACTAGATAAAAATAATCTCACAGATAAAGTATTTGAAATGATAGCAGATGAAATAGTAAATCTTTGTGAACTTAAATATGATATGAAATTCTATGTAACAATTGTAAAAATGAATGGTGATATACTAACACCAAAACATGCACATTTAATACCATTTACATGGAAAGAAAACTAAAAAAAATAAGACATATTTTATTTTATTATTAATAAGAAGTTATTAGGAGTGTGATTTGAGTATTATGAATATATGTATTATTGGACAATATCCACCAACTCTTGGAGGAGTTGCAACATATACAAAAAATCTACATGACACACTAAAAAAACAGGGACATAACGTATATATCCTAACATATAAACAAGATAATACTACATCTGATGATAATATCTTCTATGTTGATAATATTAACATACCTCTAATACGTGGTTTTAGCTTTATTATTAAGGGATATTTTATGTTAAATAAAATCATTGATAAATATGACATTGATATTATCCATGCAAACTACCTTATGCCACCAGGAATAATTGCTGCATTAAAACATAAAAGTAACGTTAAAATCATACAAACAGCTCATGGATCTGACATAAATATACTATCTAAAAACAAGTTAACACGACCACTGATAAAATATGCACTAAAACATTCAGATGAAGTATATTTTGTAAGCGAAAAACTAAAACAACAAGCATTAACATTAGATATTAAAGATCTTAATACAAAATCACATGTAATTGAAAACACAGTAAACATAGACAAATTTAAGCCAATAGATGAAAATAATAAAACTCTAAAAAACCATTATAAAAGTCCAATTGTCATGTTTATAGGAAATCTAGTAAAACAAAAAGGACTAAACTTTCTACTTGAAGCTAAAAAACTATCAAAAACACACTACACACTCCTAATATATGGAGATGGACCACTAAAAGATGAACTACAAAACAAAATTAAACATGAAAAAATACAAGATGTACATCTTATGGGAAAAACCACTACACCTGAACATATAATACCAGAATCTGACATCATGGTACTTTCATCAATATCAGAAGGAGCAAGCATTGTAGCACTCGAATCAATGGCATGTGCAAAACCATTAATATCAACAGATACAGGAAACATAAAAAATGTGATAAAAAACAATCATGATGGAATAATAATACCACCAAAAAATCCACAAAAACTAGCAGAATCAATAGACATACTAATTACAGATAAAAATAAAAGACAAAAGATGGGAGAAAATGCACGCTTAAAAGTTAAAGAAAAATACTCAAAAATGCAAATACCATACCTGGAAAATGGAATAAATTAGAATA
The window above is part of the Methanosphaera cuniculi genome. Proteins encoded here:
- a CDS encoding glycosyltransferase family 4 protein; this encodes MNICIIGQYPPTLGGVATYTKNLHDTLKKQGHNVYILTYKQDNTTSDDNIFYVDNINIPLIRGFSFIIKGYFMLNKIIDKYDIDIIHANYLMPPGIIAALKHKSNVKIIQTAHGSDINILSKNKLTRPLIKYALKHSDEVYFVSEKLKQQALTLDIKDLNTKSHVIENTVNIDKFKPIDENNKTLKNHYKSPIVMFIGNLVKQKGLNFLLEAKKLSKTHYTLLIYGDGPLKDELQNKIKHEKIQDVHLMGKTTTPEHIIPESDIMVLSSISEGASIVALESMACAKPLISTDTGNIKNVIKNNHDGIIIPPKNPQKLAESIDILITDKNKRQKMGENARLKVKEKYSKMQIPYLENGIN